The following proteins come from a genomic window of Miscanthus floridulus cultivar M001 chromosome 2, ASM1932011v1, whole genome shotgun sequence:
- the LOC136533222 gene encoding arogenate dehydratase 2-like, translating into MAPTACLRIPFLPVRARSANANATPFSPPRRLSLKCSAADGDNPNPNSISISPASPPGLTVSDGVESVDVNGLRRPPAPVSAPTVPGARDPHWLPRPLTSADVMEADGKGLKVAYQGCAGAYSEAAAKKAYPNCETVPCEHFDTAFQAVENWVADRAVLPLENSLGGSIHRNYDLLLRHSLHIVGEVRLAVRHCLLANPGVKIENLKSAMSHPQALAQCEHTLTGLGIEHREAVDDTAGAAKIVAEHMLQDTGAIASSLAAKLYGLDVLAENIQDDKDNVTRFMMLAREPIIPRTDKPFKTSIVFSLEEGPGQLFKALAVFAMREINLTKIESRPHKERPLRDCSSLLKNFDYLFYVDLEASMADPKTQNALGNLKEFATFLRVLGSYPTDVNEP; encoded by the exons atggcgcccACGGCCTGCCTCCGGATCCCCTTCCTCCCCGTCCGAGCCCGCTCCGCCAACGCCAACGCCACCCCGTTCTCGCCACCCCGCCGCCTTTCCCTCAAATGCAGCGCCGCCGACGGTGACAACCCCAACCCTaattccatctccatctctcccGCATCGCCGCCTGGGTTAACGGTGTCAGACGGCGTCGAGTCTGTGGACGTGAACGGGTTGCGTCGCCCGCCCGCGCCTGTCTCCGCCCCCACCGTCCCCGGCGCCCGCGATCCCCACTGGCTGCCTC GGCCACTCACTAGCGCGGACGTCATGGAGGCGGACGGGAAGGGGCTCAAGGTTGCTTACCAG GGTTGCGCTGGGGCGTACAGCGAAGCGGCAGCAAAGAAGGCGTACCCGAATTGTGAGACTGTGCCCTGTGAGCACTTTGACACTGCATTTCAG GCTGTTGAAAACTGGGTAGCTGATAGGGCAGTACTGCCACTTGAGAATTCATTGGGAGGTAGCATACATCGGAACTATGATCTTTTGCTTCGGCATAGTTTGCACATTGTTGGAGAAGTTCGCCTTGCGGTTCGCCATTGCTTGTTAGCCAATCCTGGCGTGAAGATTGAAAACCTTAAAAGTGCTATGAGTCATCCCCAG GCTCTTGCGCAATGTGAGCACACATTAACAGGACTAGGAATTGAGCATAGAGAGGCTGTTGATGACACTGCTGGTGCAGCAAAG ATTGTTGCAGAACATATGCTCCAGGACACTGGTGCTATTGCTAGTTCATTGGCTGCTAAACTCTATGGATTGGATGTTCTTGCTGAGAATATTCAG GATGACAAAGATAATGTCACCCGTTTTATGATGCTAGCTCGAGAACCCATCATACCTCGCACTGATAAACCATTTAAG ACAAGCATAGTCTTTTCACTAGAAGAAGGACCTGGACAGCTCTTCAAGGCGCTTGCTGTATTCGCAATGAGGGAAATAAACCTCACAAAG ATCGAAAGTCGTCCACACAAAGAAAGGCCTCTTCGAGACTGTTCCTCACTCTTAAA GAACTTTGATTACCTCTTTTACGTTGACCTTGAAGCATCAATGGCTGATCCAAAGACCCAGAATGCTCTTGGAAATCTGAAG GAGTTTGCAACCTTTTTAAGAGTCCTCGGAAGCTATCCTACAGATGTGAATGAACCTTAG